A window of the Paralichthys olivaceus isolate ysfri-2021 chromosome 5, ASM2471397v2, whole genome shotgun sequence genome harbors these coding sequences:
- the LOC109633958 gene encoding zinc-binding protein A33 has product MSLPEEDLTCPVCCDIFTDPVLLSCSHSFCRICLKRCWDTGLRECPVCRKKATKSNPPTNLALKNVCEALLQVKSQASVALEEKTNCILHGERLKLFCLVDQQPICVVCQSSKLHKTHECLPIEEAVLDCKDELAFTLKLLQEKVDSLKEIQRTSTDLSKYIKNQALETQRLIRSHFEQLHQELCQEESARLAAVKQEEEEKVAGMKDKIKELSAEVLYLVDTISVIQEQLQEEDMILLKNFKATQDRSKSIVIGTDNMSGLLIDVTNHLCNLKYRVWEKMLEHIDYTPVTLDPNTAHPCLILSDSLTSLHYAKQPGCCPDNPERFHISAEVVAMMPLGSGSHHWVVETGSNQDWLLGVASLSVPRNTEVSARPENGFWTLCFRDREFRAMTSPPTPLTLSRTPKQIKVQLDYNKGTVSFLDPADNTVIFAFAHTFTETLLPYFYTQSSHPLRIMPEKVLVTMLRQ; this is encoded by the exons ATGTCCCTGCCAGAGGAGGATCTGACGTGCCCCGTGTGCTGTGACATCTTCACAGACCCTGTCCTGCTGTCATGTAGCCACAGCTTCTGCAGGATCTGTCTGAAGCGCTGCTGGGACACAGGTTTACGTGAGTGTCCGGTATGCAGGAAAAAAGCCACCAAGTCCAATCCCCCCACCAACCTGGCTCTGAAAAACGTCTGTGAGGCTCTGCTGCAGGTCAAGAGCCAGGCGTCTGTGGCACTGGAGGAGAAGACGAACTGTATCCTGCACGGGGAGAGGTTGAAACTCTTCTGTCTGGTCGACCAGCAGCccatctgtgttgtgtgtcagtcaTCTAAACTTCACAAGACCCACGAATGCTTGCCCATAGAAGAGGCCGTGCTGGATTGTAAG GATGAACTTGCTTTCACCCTCAAACTCTTGCAAGAGAAAGTGGACAGCCTCAAAGAAATTCAGCGGACCTCCACGGACCTGTCCAAGTACATCAAG AATCAGGCGCTAGAAACACAGAGACTGATCAGGAGCCATTTTGAGCAGCTGCACCAGGAGCTCTGTCAGGAGGAGTCAGCCAGATTAGCAGCTGTGaagcaagaagaagaggagaaggttGCAGGGATGAAGGATAAGATCAAGGAACTGTCCGCAGAAGTGCTGTACCTCGTAGACACCATTTCCGTCATACAGGAGCAGCTGCAAGAAGAGGATATGATTCTGTTGAAG aaTTTTAAAGCCACTCAGGACAG AAGCAAAAGCATTGTGATTGGTACAGACAACATGTCTGGATTACTGATTGATGTGACCAATCATCTCTGCAACCTCAAGTACAGAGTGTGGGAGAAAATGCTGGAACACATCGACTACA CTCCGGTGACTTTGGACCCAAACACAGCGCACCCCTGCCTCATCCTGTCCGACAGCCTCACTTCCCTCCACTACGCAAAGCAGCCCGGCTGTTGCCCTGACAACCCTGAGCGCTTCCACATTAGTGCCGAAGTGGTAGCCATGATGCCGCTTGGTTCAGGAAGTCACCACTGGGTCGTGGAGACAGGAAGTAATCAGGACTGGCTCCTGGGCGTggcctctctgtctgtgcccAGGAACACTGAAGTCTCCGCTAGGCCTGAAAATGGCTTCTGGACTTTGTGTTTCCGGGACAGAGAGTTCAGGGCGATGACCTCTCCGCCCACCCCGCTGACACTCTCAAGGACgccaaaacaaatcaaagtgcAACTGGATTACAACAAAGGGACAGTGTCTTTTCTTGACCCTGCTGACAACACAGTTATTTTTGCATTTGCCCACACGTTCACCGAAACTTTACTTCCATATTTTTACACACAGAGCAGCCATCCACTTAGAATAATGCCAGAGAAGGTACTTGTCACAATGTTGCGTCAATAA
- the LOC109634017 gene encoding G-protein coupled receptor 183-like, giving the protein MERNVSSPLNVTIAPTQLPQLNTTGDINATVKPFSVFDGCDHQVEGILFDLTLQCINVFIGIPANLLVLAVLIRNRKEPSTSDMFLGCLAFMDFYFSTMPPLNFINLYHWQSKGVWSAIKFSYGVKDTSGPLFLSCICLDRFVAVLFPIQFGQLKHIKYRLSLSVLVLCLTFAYSAAKTVGGLPNFEKVFTGEILATFTWMVVCNLSILWALKRSRSAGKDEMHPMKRKAFKMVLSILCIIVFNYLPPVALFPFEDYYSPDVFRCYVQPVGFAFLNISSTIQPLVYLCRLEMLSFLSETCVKKCCPCVTAGNNKTPPEQKLNT; this is encoded by the coding sequence ATGGAGAGAAATGTGTCCTCACCTCTCAACGTGACCATTGCCCCGACACAACTCCCTCAACTCAATACCACGGGTGACATCAATGCCACAGTGAAACCCTTCAGTGTGTTCGATGGGTGCGATCATCAGGTAGAGGGCATCCTCTTTGACCTGACCCTTCAGTGCATCAATGTCTTCATAGGGATCCCTGCCAACCTACTTGTCCTCGCAGTCCTCATCCGCAATCGCAAAGAACCCTCCACTTCGGACATGTTCCTCGGCTGCCTGGCCTTCATGGATTTCTACTTCAGCACCATGCCCCCCCTCAATTTCATTAACCTTTACCACTGGCAGAGCAAGGGGGTGTGGTCCGCCATCAAGTTCTCCTACGGTGTGAAAGACACCAGCGGCCCCTTGTTTCTGTCCTGCATCTGCCTGGATCGCTTTGTGGCCGTGCTCTTTCCGATTCAGTTTGGGCAGCTCAAGCACATCAAGTACAGGTTGAGCCTCTCGGTTCTGGTGCTCTGCCTCACCTTCGCCTATTCGGCTGCTAAGACTGTGGGAGGCCTCCCCAACTTTGAGAAGGTGTTCACAGGTGAGATCCTGGCAACATTTACCTGGATGGTTGTGTGTAACTTGAGCATCCTGTGGGCCCTGAAAAGATCCCGCAGTGCAGGAAAAGATGAGATGCACCCTATGAAGAGGAAAGCCTTCAAGATGGTGCTGTCCATCCTCTGTATTATTGTGTTTAACTACCTGCCACCTGTGGCACTGTTCCCCTTCGAAGACTACTACTCCCCTGATGTGTTTCGCTGCTACGTGCAGCCCGTGGGCTTCGCCTTCCTCAACATCAGCAGCACCATCCAGCCACTTGTTTACCTGTGTCGTCTGGAGATGCTGTCTTTCCTCTCAGAGACCTGCGTTAAGAAGTGTTGCCCCTGTGTCACTGCAGGAAATAACAAGACCCCACCTGAGCAAAAACTAAATACTTGA